One window from the genome of Hyphomonas neptunium ATCC 15444 encodes:
- a CDS encoding outer membrane protein assembly factor BamE, whose protein sequence is MARLSLVAAGLLAALPLTACLSPARDFHGYIADEVQPIDIKPGDDTRSTVLAQLGSPSTEGLFDTNIWFYYSDIQERFAFYRPKVVERSIIAISFSEDDAVDEVVKYSVTDGQIVSYASRETPTRGRELGFWEQIFGTVGAVRLPNTDETTPGNPTGRR, encoded by the coding sequence ATGGCGCGTCTTTCTCTTGTGGCCGCAGGCCTTCTTGCCGCACTGCCGCTGACAGCCTGTCTGAGCCCGGCGCGGGATTTCCACGGCTACATCGCAGATGAAGTCCAGCCTATCGACATCAAGCCGGGCGATGACACCCGCTCGACCGTGCTGGCCCAGCTCGGCTCGCCTTCCACCGAAGGTCTCTTCGATACCAATATCTGGTTCTATTATTCCGACATCCAGGAACGCTTCGCCTTCTACCGGCCCAAGGTGGTCGAGCGCAGCATCATTGCGATCAGTTTCAGCGAAGATGACGCGGTCGATGAGGTTGTGAAGTACAGCGTCACCGACGGCCAGATCGTCTCCTATGCCTCGCGCGAGACGCCCACACGTGGCCGCGAACTTGGCTTCTGGGAACAGATCTTCGGCACCGTGGGCGCCGTCCGCCTGCCCAACACGGATGAAACGACACCGGGCAACCCGACCGGCCGCCGCTAG